From Cricetulus griseus strain 17A/GY chromosome 1 unlocalized genomic scaffold, alternate assembly CriGri-PICRH-1.0 chr1_0, whole genome shotgun sequence, a single genomic window includes:
- the LOC107978387 gene encoding endogenous retrovirus group K member 113 Gag polyprotein isoform X1, which yields MNQERGLRHSSMGKHPCSHLPVYTCCLRLRPDPGRVSLSTLAVGTATRLKQIPTGELSKQIEDSASRLESLMVDEIKASRDEILTRLTYLEQEDTDSLRSEMHNSRRYFNHPKAVTHTPLVYPAMVVDKQSSKKHSQGQTAYTWQPTQLKDLRHIKESVVSYGLHSPYVKQLLHSWATFNRVTPADWVGLASAVLDNSCLIEWRALFREEAGILERQAARDGVDAPLQKILGEGIYSDPQIQAEYDDHTLSLCRTAALNAWDKVRESGEQLEAFTKIEQGQTEPFKDFLDRLTRAVDKQVTDLTIRHPIVYSLAYHNANPMCKRILLPLKIRSAPLEEWVLHTAHIDCNIQDTGIWAEEAVPRGFNKQQEIRRDSNRRTWEGRAPYRGSHKYHEASAHRHLDPEPRIGRARSGSPWRRQENRCFSCGKIGHTKKNCRQRNSRDRSLPSRLCRRCGKGKHWTNECRSTRDFQGKLLAPGNSERGLEQAPRTVRSFPITVEDNLSQDK from the exons GGAAAGCACCCCTGTTCCCACTTGCCTGTCTACACCTGCTGCCTCCGTCTGCGACCAGACCCTGGCAGGGTAAGTCTTTCAACTCTAGCCGTGGGCACAGCCACCCGCCTGAAGCAAATACCCACAG gagaattgtCGAAGCAAATCGAGGATTCCGCATCACGCCTTGAATCCTTAATGGTGGATGAGATTAAAGCCTCGCGTGACGAAATTCTGACCCGGCTGACATACCTTGAACAAGAAGACACTGACTCACTTCGATCCGAGATGCACAATTCGAGAAGGTATTTCAATCACCCTAAAGCggttacacacacacctttagtatacccggccatggtggtggacaagcaatcatctaaaaaacactcccaggggcagacagcatatacgtggcaaccaacccaattaaaggaTCTTAGGCATATTAAGGAATCGGTTGTctcgtatggtcttcatagcccatacgtaaaacagctgtTGCATTCTTGGGCCACTTTTAACAGGGTGACGCCCGCAGATTGGGTGGGCTTGGCATCGGCTGTCCTCGATAATTCCTGCTTAATTGAATGGAGAGCATTATTCAGGGAAGAAGCTGGAATCTTAGAACGACAAGCCGCCAGGGACGGAGTTGATGCACCTCtccaaaaaatcctaggagaaggcaTTTAttctgacccacagattcaggctgaatatgacgaccatacactgtccctatgcagaacagCAGCATTAAATGCATGGGACAAGGTTCGTGAATCAGGAGAACAGCTAGAAGCTTTTacaaaaatagaacagggacaaacagaaccatttaaagacttcttagacagattgaccagagcagtagacaaacAGGTAACAGATCTAACAATAAGACATCCAATTGTGTATAGTTTAGCTTATCacaatgcaaacccaatgtgcaaaagaatacttttgcctctaaagatcagatcagctccactagaagaatgggttttgcatactgcCCATATTGACTGTAACATACAAGATACTGGAATCTGGGCagaagaagctgtcccaagaggcTTCAATAAACAACAGGAGATTAGAAGAGATagcaacagaaggacttgggaaggaagagcaccttacaggggctcacacaAGTACCATGAGGCCAGTGCTCATCGCCACCTTGACCCAGAGCCTCGCATAGGAAGAGCACGCTCTGGAAGTCCATGGAGgcgtcaggagaatagatgtttcagctgtggtaagataggacatacaaagaaaaattgtagacagagaaattcaCGCGACAGGTCGTTGCCCTCTagattatgtaggagatgtggtaagggcaaacactggactaatgaatgcagatcaactaGGGATTTTCAGGGAAAATTATTGGCGCCGGGAAACTCGGAAAGGGGCCTCGAGCAGGCCCCGAGAACAGTTCGATCATTCCCAataacagtggaagacaatctgtCACAAGACAAATAG
- the LOC107978387 gene encoding endogenous retrovirus group K member 113 Gag polyprotein isoform X2, translated as MVDEIKASRDEILTRLTYLEQEDTDSLRSEMHNSRRYFNHPKAVTHTPLVYPAMVVDKQSSKKHSQGQTAYTWQPTQLKDLRHIKESVVSYGLHSPYVKQLLHSWATFNRVTPADWVGLASAVLDNSCLIEWRALFREEAGILERQAARDGVDAPLQKILGEGIYSDPQIQAEYDDHTLSLCRTAALNAWDKVRESGEQLEAFTKIEQGQTEPFKDFLDRLTRAVDKQVTDLTIRHPIVYSLAYHNANPMCKRILLPLKIRSAPLEEWVLHTAHIDCNIQDTGIWAEEAVPRGFNKQQEIRRDSNRRTWEGRAPYRGSHKYHEASAHRHLDPEPRIGRARSGSPWRRQENRCFSCGKIGHTKKNCRQRNSRDRSLPSRLCRRCGKGKHWTNECRSTRDFQGKLLAPGNSERGLEQAPRTVRSFPITVEDNLSQDK; from the coding sequence ATGGTGGATGAGATTAAAGCCTCGCGTGACGAAATTCTGACCCGGCTGACATACCTTGAACAAGAAGACACTGACTCACTTCGATCCGAGATGCACAATTCGAGAAGGTATTTCAATCACCCTAAAGCggttacacacacacctttagtatacccggccatggtggtggacaagcaatcatctaaaaaacactcccaggggcagacagcatatacgtggcaaccaacccaattaaaggaTCTTAGGCATATTAAGGAATCGGTTGTctcgtatggtcttcatagcccatacgtaaaacagctgtTGCATTCTTGGGCCACTTTTAACAGGGTGACGCCCGCAGATTGGGTGGGCTTGGCATCGGCTGTCCTCGATAATTCCTGCTTAATTGAATGGAGAGCATTATTCAGGGAAGAAGCTGGAATCTTAGAACGACAAGCCGCCAGGGACGGAGTTGATGCACCTCtccaaaaaatcctaggagaaggcaTTTAttctgacccacagattcaggctgaatatgacgaccatacactgtccctatgcagaacagCAGCATTAAATGCATGGGACAAGGTTCGTGAATCAGGAGAACAGCTAGAAGCTTTTacaaaaatagaacagggacaaacagaaccatttaaagacttcttagacagattgaccagagcagtagacaaacAGGTAACAGATCTAACAATAAGACATCCAATTGTGTATAGTTTAGCTTATCacaatgcaaacccaatgtgcaaaagaatacttttgcctctaaagatcagatcagctccactagaagaatgggttttgcatactgcCCATATTGACTGTAACATACAAGATACTGGAATCTGGGCagaagaagctgtcccaagaggcTTCAATAAACAACAGGAGATTAGAAGAGATagcaacagaaggacttgggaaggaagagcaccttacaggggctcacacaAGTACCATGAGGCCAGTGCTCATCGCCACCTTGACCCAGAGCCTCGCATAGGAAGAGCACGCTCTGGAAGTCCATGGAGgcgtcaggagaatagatgtttcagctgtggtaagataggacatacaaagaaaaattgtagacagagaaattcaCGCGACAGGTCGTTGCCCTCTagattatgtaggagatgtggtaagggcaaacactggactaatgaatgcagatcaactaGGGATTTTCAGGGAAAATTATTGGCGCCGGGAAACTCGGAAAGGGGCCTCGAGCAGGCCCCGAGAACAGTTCGATCATTCCCAataacagtggaagacaatctgtCACAAGACAAATAG